CAAATTACCTGGTATAAAAAAATGCCTTATATAAAATGGTATGATGCTGACAAATTAAGCTATGAAAATTTGTTGACAACTGTAATAAAAGATTGCAGGAATTTTTTTAGTGATGTAGAATAGATGGTATCAAAATATAATTGGGGGAGCATTATGCCAAATAAATCTATTAATTTACAAGATGTATTTTTAAATCAAGTTAGAAAAGAAAATGTAGGTGTAGTCATTCATTTGACAAATGGTTTTCAGTTACGCGGCAATGTAAAAGGCTTTGATAATTTTACAGTAATTCTTGATGCTGGCGGAAAACAAATGATGGTGTATAAACATGCTATTTCTACTATTAGCCCAATGCAACCGCTTAAAAACTCTTTCCAGGATAATAAAGACACAAAAAGACCAGTATCAACAGAAGAAACTAATATGTAATAATAGAAAAACTTTGAAAGCTTTTCATAAAAATGACGAAAAAGATAGGCAGAAGAATTTCTGCCTATCTTTTTCATTTTATGTATATAGATATGGTAATATATTAGTTTATATTTAATTTAAATATTAAAAAAATTATAAAAAAACTTAACAAAGTTACATAAAAGTATTAT
The window above is part of the Megamonas hypermegale genome. Proteins encoded here:
- the hfq gene encoding RNA chaperone Hfq; translation: MPNKSINLQDVFLNQVRKENVGVVIHLTNGFQLRGNVKGFDNFTVILDAGGKQMMVYKHAISTISPMQPLKNSFQDNKDTKRPVSTEETNM